A part of Aspergillus oryzae RIB40 DNA, chromosome 7 genomic DNA contains:
- a CDS encoding Gfo/Idh/MocA family protein (dimeric dihydrodiol dehydrogenase) has protein sequence MSELPSIRWGIITTGLISSWFVEDLVTPQETPKVKHIVQAIGSSALEKGQQFAAKYCPQSTPTIYASYEEVYNDPNVDVVYIGTPHSFHKRNCLDAIRAGKPILCEKAFTLNAAEAREVFAAAAEKNVYVHEAMWLRHRPLVHELRRLLYEEKVIGDVFRTIVDFALDVDIPSLPPTSRYRDPALGAGSLLDLGVYALTWAMLTLDPKSPGASELPQVLATQTHLHGVEVTTGVLLRYLSSGRQGIVSSTTMMPGDPVHIARIQGTKGYIDVEGPAASMPLSFTVYEKNAAEK, from the exons ATGTCCGAACTCCCTTCCATCCGGTGGGGAATAATCA CCACGGGTCTGATTTCATCCTGGTTCGTCGAAGACCTAGTGACACCCCAGGAAACCCCCAAAGTCAAACACATAGTACAAGCCATCGGCTCCTCAGCCCTCGAAAAAGGCCAACAGTTCGCAGCCAAGTACTGTCCCCAAAGCACGCCTACAATCTACGCCTCCTACGAAGAAGTCTACAACGACCCAAACGTAGACGTAGTCTACATCGGCACCCCGCACTCATTCCACAAACGAAACTGCCTAGACGCCATCCGCGCGGGCAAGCCCATCCTCTGCGAAAAAGCCTTCACCCTGAACGCCGCAGAAGCAAGGGAAGTGTTCGCCGCCGCAGCCGAAAAGAACGTCTACGTCCACGAAGCAATGTGGCTGCGCCACCGTCCGCTCGTGCACGAGCTACGCAGACTCCTctacgaggagaaggtgattgGAGATGTCTTTCGGACGATCGTGGATTTCGCCCTCGACGTCGATATCCCCAGTTTACCCCCGACATCGCGGTACAGGGATCCGGCGCTGGGAGCGGGCTCGCTGCTTGATCTGGGTGTTTATGCCCTCACTTGGGCTATGCTTACTCTGGATCCGAAGTCGCCTGGGGCGTCGGAGCTTCCGCAGGTGTTGGCGACTCAGACGCATCTTCATGGCGTGGAGGTTACGACTGGGGTGCTGTTGAGgtatctttcttctgggaGGCAGGGTATCGTTAGCTCTACGACGATGATGCCTGGGGATCCGGTTCATATTGCCCGCATTCAGGGGACGAAGGGATATATTGATGTTGAGGGTCCGGCTGCTTCTATGCCCCTTTCATTTACGGTTTATGAGAAGAATGCGGCGGAGAAATGA